The following are encoded together in the Pseudodesulfovibrio indicus genome:
- a CDS encoding diguanylate cyclase — MQTGTFNSLGGDYEEGTKASLLSAIARNAEELTSGKGWPDGVNDLLETLGRATGVSRVWIFQTVSVTPTHITQNYTFEWAAAPEYAQLGMSMFNMFTNAIDQNEYRELIRSRQRGEWQKTMTRDLEPGYLLDSQTIQNIKSMLTIPIMVDEEWWGTLGFDDCEREYDWDDVEIALLRTAAYLISNAVLRDRLSAKRKQFQILRGITDSAAWSYDFRTGQVWLAAELIHTVPMPVENLNLSLRGGLRHIHPEDRRPLLRAVRAYMDGDKEVFRYDVRLFTDCGDQRWVELIGNLSRGRSGRPEQFAGIAVDIRARKQEEERLRVEAVTDPLTGVLNRRVFWRELQSRLDRSIGYREPLALLILDIDRFKTLNDTHGHVAGDGVLRQFAARCMKAVRAGDVVARLGGDEFVILLPGERCPSARVVAERILKSVAEEPFTVDGRDFQVTASIGLCVHDGSPVAPARILDAADAALYRAKRGGRNRLAEADDCPVG, encoded by the coding sequence ATGCAGACGGGAACATTCAACAGCCTGGGCGGGGATTACGAGGAGGGGACCAAGGCCTCCCTTTTGTCCGCCATAGCCCGGAACGCCGAGGAGCTGACCTCGGGCAAGGGCTGGCCCGACGGGGTCAACGACCTGCTGGAGACCCTGGGCCGGGCCACCGGCGTCAGCCGCGTCTGGATCTTCCAGACCGTGTCCGTGACCCCCACGCACATCACCCAGAACTACACCTTCGAGTGGGCCGCCGCGCCCGAATACGCGCAGCTCGGCATGTCCATGTTCAACATGTTCACCAACGCCATCGACCAAAACGAATACCGCGAGCTGATCCGCAGCCGCCAGCGGGGGGAATGGCAGAAGACCATGACCCGCGACCTGGAGCCGGGCTACCTGCTGGACAGCCAGACCATCCAGAACATCAAGTCCATGCTGACCATCCCGATCATGGTGGACGAGGAGTGGTGGGGGACGCTGGGCTTCGACGACTGCGAGCGGGAGTACGACTGGGACGACGTGGAGATCGCGCTGCTGCGCACGGCCGCCTACCTGATCTCCAACGCCGTGCTGCGCGACCGGCTGAGCGCCAAGCGCAAGCAGTTCCAGATCCTGCGCGGCATCACGGACAGCGCGGCCTGGTCCTACGATTTCCGGACCGGCCAGGTCTGGCTGGCCGCCGAACTGATCCACACCGTGCCCATGCCGGTGGAGAACCTGAACCTATCCCTGCGCGGCGGGCTGCGCCACATCCATCCCGAGGACCGGCGTCCGCTGCTGCGTGCCGTGCGGGCCTACATGGACGGGGACAAGGAAGTCTTCCGCTACGACGTGCGGCTGTTCACCGACTGCGGCGACCAGCGCTGGGTGGAGCTCATCGGCAACCTGAGCCGGGGACGGAGCGGGCGGCCCGAACAGTTCGCGGGCATCGCCGTGGACATTCGCGCCCGCAAGCAGGAGGAGGAACGGTTGCGCGTCGAGGCGGTCACCGACCCGCTGACCGGGGTGCTCAACCGGCGGGTGTTCTGGCGCGAGCTGCAATCCAGGCTCGACCGTTCCATCGGATACCGCGAGCCCCTGGCCCTGCTCATCCTCGACATAGACCGTTTCAAGACCCTGAACGACACCCATGGCCACGTGGCGGGCGACGGCGTGCTCCGGCAGTTCGCCGCCCGGTGCATGAAGGCGGTGCGCGCGGGAGACGTGGTCGCCCGGCTCGGCGGCGACGAGTTCGTTATCCTGTTGCCCGGCGAGCGCTGCCCCTCGGCCCGCGTGGTGGCCGAGCGCATCCTGAAATCCGTGGCCGAGGAGCCGTTCACCGTGGACGGCCGGGACTTCCAGGTCACGGCCAGCATAGGGCTGTGCGTCCACGACGGCTCCCCGGTGGCCCCGGCGCGCATCCTGGACGCGGCGGACGCGGCCCTGTACCGGGCCAAGCGGGGCGGGCGCAACCGGTTGGCCGAGGCCGACGACTGCCCGGTGGGCTGA
- a CDS encoding DMT family protein — MRIPLLTALLLTASNVFMTFAWYAHLKELNQRPWYIAALISWGIALFEYLIQVPANRLGYTALSLPQLKIMQEVIALAVFAPFCLFYMNQPLKLDYLWAALCLLGAVYFIFRS, encoded by the coding sequence ATGAGAATCCCGCTCCTGACCGCGCTGCTGCTCACGGCCTCCAACGTGTTCATGACCTTTGCCTGGTACGCCCACCTGAAGGAGCTGAACCAGCGCCCGTGGTACATCGCGGCCCTGATCAGCTGGGGCATCGCGCTCTTCGAATATCTCATCCAGGTCCCGGCCAACCGGCTGGGCTACACCGCCCTGTCCCTGCCGCAGCTCAAGATCATGCAGGAGGTCATCGCGCTCGCGGTGTTCGCACCCTTCTGCCTCTTCTACATGAACCAGCCCCTCAAGCTCGACTACCTGTGGGCCGCGCTCTGCCTGCTGGGAGCGGTCTATTTCATCTTCCGATCATAA